From Apium graveolens cultivar Ventura chromosome 9, ASM990537v1, whole genome shotgun sequence, the proteins below share one genomic window:
- the LOC141682936 gene encoding kinesin-like protein KIN-12C, translating to MTHDVLRNLLGLKLDMTGYASLLDNQQIQNITEKAQLHDAGVQNMDLEVCNLKKQLTEFVVERKGIHQFVYQQNSFLH from the exons ATGACACATGATGTCCTACGTAATCTACTGGGACTCAAGTTAGACATGACTGGTTATGCA TCGTTACTGGATAATCAGCAAATTCAAAATATAACAGAGAAAGCTCAACTTCATGATGCTGGAGTTCAAAACATG GATCTGGAAGTTTGTAATCTAAAGAAGCAACTAACTGAGTTTGTTGTGGAGAGAAAAGG GATTCACCAATTCGTGTACCAGCAGAACAGTTTCTTACATTAA